One part of the Salinivirga cyanobacteriivorans genome encodes these proteins:
- a CDS encoding leucine-rich repeat domain-containing protein: MDMDTDFLKFGPIKSFPKVEHKAVETFKKEIHLEKAGTLHQFLTLNEREYVTHLKITGYLNIDDIDNVLDKMTTCYETSDADEGPIIREDFPPYLKVLDLGESELVGTDCIEEFTFQSRLEHVVLPSNLKVLGHWYDGVFADSDLLETIIFPDSLEEIKTVSFQYCIKLKNVRFPKNLKIIGEFAFDGCVSITHIHLPASVEQVQCAAFSGCDALQKFTLDENHPWFSVNDGVLFSKDQTKLIAFPGGYPHKHYCVPHGTKIIGEGAFSASLIESIEFPDTLIEIEGWSFQFCENLQRLVIPPSVQIIGELAFRQCKKLKSLTLPNSISVLPKQVFGGCKNLIEIEIPPSVKTIEAYAFGGSKNLETVILHDGLEELNGFEYCPRLKHIRIPKTTRIIHAPVFTGCTSLKKIDIDQENPYFIEIDGMLLTRDKTKLLEVPFSENHSVKIPDGVEIIGDFCFQELIHLETVHIPSTLRIIGHRAFEGCTNLKKIDLPKTIESIDYRAFDDCPNLAHMQIYAEKPPKITNPENSNWGFLKDSGKLIIHVPNVLDAYLSEPGWNEFKNIKNIKNM, encoded by the coding sequence ATGGATATGGATACTGATTTTCTTAAGTTTGGCCCCATAAAATCTTTTCCAAAAGTAGAGCACAAAGCTGTAGAAACTTTCAAAAAAGAGATACACCTCGAAAAAGCCGGTACGCTTCATCAATTTCTTACATTAAATGAAAGAGAGTATGTAACCCATTTGAAAATTACGGGTTACCTCAATATCGACGACATAGATAATGTACTCGACAAAATGACAACCTGTTACGAAACATCCGATGCCGACGAAGGGCCTATAATCAGAGAAGACTTTCCACCATACCTGAAAGTGCTCGATTTGGGCGAAAGTGAACTGGTTGGAACCGATTGTATAGAAGAATTTACCTTTCAGTCGAGGCTCGAGCACGTAGTATTGCCCTCCAATTTAAAGGTGTTGGGCCACTGGTACGATGGGGTATTTGCCGATTCAGACCTGTTAGAAACCATCATATTTCCTGATTCGCTGGAAGAAATAAAAACTGTCAGTTTTCAATACTGTATAAAGCTTAAAAACGTTCGCTTTCCGAAAAACCTAAAGATTATCGGCGAATTTGCCTTCGATGGTTGTGTATCCATTACACACATACATTTACCTGCATCGGTTGAACAGGTACAATGTGCTGCATTTTCGGGGTGCGATGCTTTACAAAAATTTACCTTAGACGAAAACCACCCGTGGTTTTCGGTTAACGATGGGGTGTTGTTCTCGAAAGACCAAACGAAACTAATAGCTTTTCCGGGCGGTTACCCGCATAAACATTACTGTGTACCGCATGGTACAAAAATAATAGGTGAAGGGGCATTTTCGGCATCTCTCATTGAAAGCATCGAGTTTCCCGATACCCTGATAGAAATAGAAGGATGGTCGTTTCAATTTTGCGAAAACCTCCAACGTTTAGTAATCCCACCATCGGTACAAATAATTGGTGAATTGGCTTTTCGACAATGTAAAAAATTAAAATCGTTGACACTCCCAAATTCAATATCGGTGTTGCCGAAACAGGTATTTGGCGGATGCAAGAACCTGATTGAAATCGAAATTCCGCCATCGGTCAAAACCATTGAAGCATACGCTTTTGGGGGCAGCAAGAATTTAGAAACGGTAATATTACACGATGGATTAGAGGAACTGAATGGCTTCGAATATTGCCCAAGACTAAAACACATTCGTATACCCAAAACAACACGAATAATTCATGCGCCGGTTTTCACCGGATGTACAAGTTTGAAGAAAATCGACATTGATCAGGAAAACCCTTATTTTATCGAAATAGATGGCATGCTATTAACCCGCGATAAAACAAAATTGCTCGAAGTTCCATTCAGTGAAAACCATTCGGTAAAAATTCCCGATGGTGTAGAAATAATAGGCGATTTTTGTTTCCAAGAATTAATCCACCTCGAAACGGTACACATCCCGTCAACACTGCGAATTATTGGTCATCGTGCATTCGAGGGCTGCACTAACCTGAAAAAAATCGACCTGCCCAAAACCATTGAATCCATCGACTACAGAGCATTTGACGATTGCCCAAACCTGGCCCACATGCAAATATACGCCGAGAAACCACCCAAAATAACCAATCCGGAAAATTCAAATTGGGGCTTTTTGAAAGATTCCGGTAAATTAATCATTCATGTGCCCAATGTATTAGACGCATATTTGTCGGAACCCGGCTGGAACGAGTTTAAGAACATTAAGAATATTAAGAATATGTAA
- a CDS encoding DUF3368 domain-containing protein: MKNGLIVADAGPIFSLALVKQLGLLTRLFDGVKIPKAVWNEITLDDKTLIYNDLKTFFTNKVVEISSFNELTFIMDYGESEAVILYKELQADFLLIDDKKARKVAENFEIQCVGTLGLLVSAKNKGLIEELKPIFVTFIANKRFYSIELLNTILQDQGEQLLDDHEL, from the coding sequence ATGAAAAACGGACTTATAGTTGCTGACGCCGGCCCCATATTTTCACTAGCCCTTGTTAAACAATTGGGTTTATTAACTCGACTGTTCGATGGTGTTAAAATTCCCAAAGCTGTGTGGAATGAAATTACATTAGATGATAAAACTTTGATTTACAATGACCTTAAAACCTTTTTCACGAACAAAGTAGTTGAAATCAGTAGTTTTAATGAATTAACATTCATAATGGATTATGGGGAATCGGAAGCTGTGATTTTGTACAAAGAATTGCAAGCCGATTTTTTATTGATAGATGATAAAAAGGCAAGAAAAGTTGCAGAGAACTTTGAAATACAATGTGTTGGAACTTTAGGTTTGTTAGTATCTGCAAAAAATAAAGGCTTGATAGAAGAATTGAAGCCAATTTTTGTCACATTTATTGCAAACAAACGTTTCTATTCTATTGAATTGCTGAATACTATTCTTCAAGATCAAGGTGAGCAATTATTAGATGATCATGAGTTATAG
- a CDS encoding IS4 family transposase yields MDKTTHFFGTSVFGQLISLIDSKIITASAKKHNSDHYVKKFKTKDHLISMLFCSFAKCTSLREVSGAMLGLSGKTKHFQLNHIPKKSTLSDSTKRRDCDVFGEIYNKLLKQYGHYISDSRIKDVINKQVEIIDSSTISLFKDILKCVGRHPKTGKKKGGIKLHATINVDETAPKMVWLTSAATHDHVLLNSLKHNANTIYVFDKGYNDYKAFDKFSQTDTGFVTRIKDNAAYKTLNDCKIEEHIHSGVEKDEIIEVQVKYENNTRPLKLRKVQFYDRTLKRRFEFLTNLFEMRADLIAAIYKLRWQIELLFKQLKQNFPLKYFLGDNENAIKIQIYCALIANLLMTVIQKTLKRKWAFSNLVSFCKIHLFNYIHLFRFLEHPDKDWQKTYDELMQPSLF; encoded by the coding sequence ATGGATAAAACTACACATTTTTTTGGAACATCGGTTTTCGGACAGCTGATTTCCTTAATTGATTCAAAAATCATTACTGCAAGTGCAAAAAAGCACAATTCAGATCACTATGTGAAGAAGTTCAAAACAAAAGATCACTTAATTAGTATGTTGTTTTGTTCTTTTGCCAAATGCACATCCTTACGCGAAGTAAGTGGTGCAATGCTTGGTTTATCAGGTAAAACCAAACATTTTCAGTTAAATCATATTCCAAAGAAAAGTACCTTGTCAGATTCAACTAAACGTAGAGATTGTGATGTGTTCGGAGAAATCTACAATAAGCTACTCAAACAATATGGTCATTATATTTCGGACAGCAGAATTAAAGATGTAATAAACAAACAAGTAGAGATTATTGACAGCTCAACCATCAGTTTGTTTAAGGATATATTGAAGTGTGTTGGACGGCATCCTAAAACCGGTAAAAAGAAAGGCGGTATAAAACTTCATGCAACGATAAATGTAGACGAAACTGCACCCAAGATGGTTTGGCTCACCAGTGCTGCCACTCATGACCATGTATTGTTAAATAGTCTTAAGCATAATGCAAACACAATATACGTATTTGACAAAGGCTATAATGACTACAAAGCCTTTGATAAATTTTCGCAAACAGATACAGGTTTTGTCACCCGAATAAAAGACAATGCAGCATATAAAACGCTAAATGATTGTAAGATAGAAGAACATATTCATAGTGGGGTTGAAAAAGATGAAATCATAGAAGTTCAGGTAAAATATGAGAATAACACACGCCCTTTAAAGCTGCGTAAAGTCCAGTTCTACGACAGAACCCTTAAAAGACGGTTTGAGTTTTTAACTAACTTGTTTGAAATGAGGGCTGATTTAATAGCTGCTATTTACAAACTACGATGGCAAATTGAACTTCTGTTCAAACAATTAAAACAAAATTTCCCGCTAAAATATTTTCTCGGGGACAATGAAAATGCGATTAAAATACAGATATACTGTGCCTTAATCGCAAACCTATTGATGACTGTTATCCAAAAAACGCTCAAGAGGAAATGGGCGTTTTCCAATTTAGTTAGCTTCTGTAAAATTCATTTGTTTAACTACATTCATTTATTCAGGTTTCTTGAGCATCCGGACAAAGATTGGCAGAAAACTTATGACGAATTGATGCAGCCCTCTCTATTCTGA
- a CDS encoding UPF0175 family protein, translated as MNNTQKIVSVELPSDILLALNSNEAELKSHIKISLALRLFQQQKLTLGKAAQLAGVSRLNFEKLLAENGIPISHLDIDDVYSDSEKLL; from the coding sequence ATGAATAATACACAAAAAATCGTATCTGTTGAATTACCATCTGATATCTTGTTGGCTTTGAATTCAAACGAAGCAGAGTTGAAGAGTCATATAAAAATATCATTGGCATTGCGACTATTTCAGCAGCAAAAATTAACACTTGGCAAGGCTGCTCAGTTGGCTGGTGTGTCGAGGCTTAACTTTGAAAAGCTGTTAGCTGAGAATGGAATACCTATTTCGCATTTGGATATTGATGATGTTTACTCCGATTCTGAAAAACTTCTTTAA
- a CDS encoding TonB-dependent receptor: MQRSILLIIFLALSSWLYGQNAKLEGRVFDPVNNEPVPFANVIVSGTNTGAITDIDGKFKFTGLEPGYIRLEVSSLGYEKIITKQVLVTNAKTAYLDIELEQVAKELETVDVVASRFRKKVESPISMRSIGVAEIEKNPGANRDISKVIQSFPGVASTPAFRNDVIVRGGGANENAFYLDGVEIPNLNHFSTQGASGGPVGIINVDFVREVDFYSGAFPANRGGAVSSVLDFRQIDGNKEEMKYRATIGASDLALTLDGPLADNASIIFSVRRSYLQFLFSVLELPFLPTYNDAQFKSRIRLDEKNEIILIGLGALDQFELNKDANETPDQRYILNYLPVNEQWNYTGGMVYKHYRDNGYHTFVLSRNHLNNSAYKYQNNVEEPENLLFDLDSDEIETKFRYENNIRLDNLKIIYGGGAEYAEYFNRSFNKIFRNGQTLEINNESDLDFINYSAFGQVSRGFFAERLKLSLGLRFDGSSYDKEMVSPFSQFSPRFSASYGLNEKWFLNFNTGRFYQLPAYTTMGYRDENGELANKQNGLEYYYADHVVGGIEYQPNNDSRVTLEAFYKNYGDYPFSVQDSVAISGKSADFGVFGDEEVTSTGEGRAYGLEFLVRHNDLLGFNLISSLTLVRSEFKDIEGNYVPSAWDNRILYNLTATRKIGKNWDVGMKWRFVGGAPYTPYDLQTSSLVSAWDRRNQPYLDYDRFNEKRLGAFHQLDLRVDRQFYFDKWSLMLYLDIQNVYNFKSDEQDNYINEDEDGNVVIVNPSAPPEEQRYDLRRIPSDGQGTVLPTIGVMVEF; the protein is encoded by the coding sequence ATGCAACGTAGTATTCTGTTAATCATATTTCTGGCCCTGTCTTCCTGGCTGTACGGGCAAAATGCAAAGCTGGAGGGTCGTGTTTTTGATCCGGTGAACAATGAACCCGTGCCATTTGCAAATGTTATTGTAAGTGGTACAAATACGGGTGCCATAACCGACATCGACGGAAAATTTAAATTTACAGGGCTTGAGCCGGGCTATATTCGCCTGGAGGTATCGTCGCTTGGGTATGAAAAAATTATTACGAAGCAGGTGTTGGTAACCAATGCCAAAACCGCCTATTTGGATATTGAACTGGAACAGGTTGCCAAAGAACTCGAAACTGTAGATGTGGTTGCCAGCCGTTTCCGTAAGAAAGTGGAGAGCCCCATCTCAATGCGGTCCATTGGTGTGGCCGAAATTGAGAAAAACCCGGGCGCCAACCGCGATATCTCGAAAGTTATTCAATCATTCCCCGGTGTGGCATCTACACCGGCGTTCAGAAACGATGTGATTGTGCGGGGTGGAGGAGCCAACGAGAATGCTTTTTACCTCGATGGTGTGGAAATACCCAACCTGAACCACTTTTCCACGCAGGGTGCTTCCGGAGGGCCGGTGGGCATCATCAATGTGGATTTTGTGCGAGAAGTGGACTTTTACTCTGGCGCTTTTCCTGCTAACAGGGGAGGTGCTGTAAGTTCAGTGCTCGATTTCCGGCAAATCGATGGCAATAAGGAAGAGATGAAATACCGGGCTACTATTGGTGCTTCGGACCTGGCCTTAACGCTCGATGGCCCGCTGGCCGACAATGCCAGTATTATATTTTCGGTGCGCCGGTCGTACCTGCAATTTTTATTCAGTGTGCTGGAGCTGCCTTTTCTGCCCACTTATAACGATGCGCAGTTTAAGAGCCGCATACGGCTTGACGAGAAAAATGAGATTATACTTATTGGATTGGGAGCACTTGACCAGTTCGAACTCAATAAGGACGCCAATGAAACACCCGATCAGCGGTATATTCTGAACTATTTACCCGTTAATGAGCAGTGGAACTATACCGGTGGTATGGTATACAAACATTACCGCGATAATGGTTACCACACATTTGTACTTTCGCGAAACCATTTGAATAACTCGGCCTATAAATACCAGAATAATGTGGAAGAACCTGAAAACCTGCTGTTCGATCTTGATAGTGACGAGATAGAGACAAAATTCAGATATGAAAATAATATCAGGCTCGATAACCTCAAAATTATTTATGGTGGCGGGGCAGAGTATGCCGAGTATTTTAATCGCTCATTTAATAAGATTTTTCGCAACGGACAAACCCTGGAAATTAATAATGAGTCGGACCTCGATTTTATAAATTACAGCGCTTTCGGGCAGGTTAGCCGGGGTTTCTTTGCCGAACGGCTGAAACTTTCATTGGGCCTGCGGTTCGATGGTAGTAGTTACGATAAAGAGATGGTGAGCCCCTTTTCGCAATTTTCGCCACGCTTTTCGGCCAGTTACGGACTTAATGAAAAATGGTTCCTGAATTTTAATACCGGCCGTTTTTACCAGTTACCCGCTTATACCACCATGGGTTACCGCGATGAAAATGGCGAGCTGGCTAACAAGCAAAACGGATTGGAATATTATTATGCCGACCATGTTGTGGGTGGAATAGAGTACCAACCCAACAACGATAGCCGGGTTACGCTGGAGGCTTTTTATAAAAATTACGGCGATTACCCCTTTTCTGTGCAGGATTCAGTGGCCATATCTGGTAAAAGTGCCGATTTTGGCGTATTTGGCGATGAGGAGGTTACAAGCACCGGCGAGGGCCGGGCCTATGGCCTTGAGTTTTTGGTGCGCCACAACGACTTATTGGGCTTTAACCTCATAAGTTCACTGACATTGGTGCGTAGTGAATTCAAAGATATTGAAGGAAACTACGTCCCATCGGCATGGGATAACCGCATTTTGTATAACCTTACCGCCACGCGTAAAATTGGAAAAAACTGGGATGTGGGAATGAAATGGCGTTTCGTGGGTGGAGCACCTTATACCCCTTACGATTTACAAACCTCCAGCCTTGTTTCCGCCTGGGATCGAAGAAACCAACCTTATCTGGATTACGACCGATTTAATGAGAAACGGCTCGGAGCTTTCCACCAGCTCGATTTGCGTGTCGACAGGCAGTTTTATTTCGACAAATGGTCGCTGATGCTGTATTTAGATATTCAGAATGTGTACAACTTTAAGTCAGACGAGCAGGATAATTATATTAACGAGGATGAGGATGGTAATGTGGTTATTGTGAATCCGTCTGCACCGCCCGAAGAGCAGCGTTATGATCTGCGCAGAATACCCAGCGACGGTCAGGGTACAGTTTTGCCCACCATTGGCGTAATGGTAGAGTTTTAA
- a CDS encoding type ISP restriction/modification enzyme: MIQTYLNKINTRFKNGISKEHSYRGDLETLIRELVPGIEITNEPANVTDCGNPDYVITKGKIPIGYIEAKDIGKDLNNKGYKEQFDRYRNALENLIITDYTWFQFFQNGELVHEIRIGEIENNQIKPLNGNFAQFTNLIQNFATFIGQTIKSPKKLAEMMAAKAKLLQNILENAVTSDEETQENTSLQGQYKTFQNILIHDLTPKGFADIYAQTLAYGMFAARLHDTTLEDFSRQEAAELIPKSNPFLRKLFGYVAGPDIDERIKRTVDNLADVFRATNIRELLKNFGKTTQTHDPIIHFYETFLAEYDPKLRKTRGVWYTPEPVVNFIVCAVDDILKTEFNLPDGLADTTKTKIKVPVAGSKKPMEKEVHKVQILDPATGTGTFLAEVVKFIYNKKFKAMQGAWSSYVDEHLIPRLNGFELLMASYSMAHLKLDMLLQETGYNPTKTQRFNIYLTNSLEEHHPDTGTLFSNWLSTEANEANHIKRDTPVMCVIGNPPYSGESSNKGEWIMNLMEDYKREPGGKEKLKERNPKWINDDYVKFLRYGQYYIEKNGSGVLAYINPHGFLDNPTFRGMRWNLLKTYDKIYTIDLHGNSKKKETAPDGSLDFNVFDIQQGVSINIFVKTGKKQVNKLANVLHYDLYGKRDFKYDFLNKKSIQSIDFNELTNVAPMYFMVQKDFEAQKTYDEGFLVSKLFSLSNVGIVTSRDEFTIHQSKEEVKSTIDEFLSLEDEDARKKFNLGKDVRDWKVSYAKADLNKYYPDKGSFTKISYRPFDDKWTFFTGKSKGFHCYPRKEVMQHFLKDENIGLVVARQCASDWRYIFISKLIGEFNLTGTAGRYGSGNYFPLYLYPDTQNDGMYAIEKLSKKGSKPNLNMKIVVQIEEKLGLDFESEKSANKNKFAPIDLLDYIYAVLHSPSYRKKYKEFLKTDFPRIPYPKYKETFWNLVELGKQIREIHLLESSKVEEYITSYPKDGDNTITRKIAQKDWEITDTKKQLGRIWINDEQYFENIPLVAWEFYIGGYQPAQKWLKDRAPKKGEPGRTLSYEDILHYQKIIVALTETDWLMQEVDKIEFE, translated from the coding sequence ATGATACAAACCTACCTCAATAAAATCAATACCCGCTTTAAAAACGGAATATCCAAGGAACACTCGTACCGTGGCGATTTGGAAACGCTAATTCGTGAACTTGTTCCCGGAATAGAAATAACCAACGAACCCGCTAATGTTACCGATTGCGGAAACCCTGACTATGTAATTACAAAAGGTAAAATACCCATTGGCTATATTGAGGCAAAAGATATCGGGAAAGACCTGAACAACAAAGGCTACAAAGAGCAATTCGACCGTTACAGGAATGCGTTGGAAAATCTGATTATCACAGATTATACCTGGTTTCAGTTTTTTCAAAACGGAGAGTTGGTGCACGAAATACGCATTGGTGAAATTGAAAACAACCAAATTAAACCTTTGAACGGGAATTTTGCACAATTCACAAACCTGATACAAAACTTTGCTACTTTTATAGGCCAAACCATCAAATCGCCAAAAAAACTGGCTGAAATGATGGCTGCTAAAGCAAAACTATTGCAAAATATATTGGAAAATGCCGTTACCTCCGATGAAGAAACACAAGAAAACACTTCTCTGCAAGGCCAGTATAAAACCTTTCAAAACATACTTATTCATGATCTTACGCCAAAAGGCTTTGCCGATATTTATGCACAAACATTGGCTTATGGAATGTTTGCAGCCCGTTTGCATGACACAACATTAGAAGATTTCAGCCGACAAGAAGCAGCTGAGCTTATACCAAAATCAAATCCTTTTCTGAGAAAACTATTCGGATATGTAGCCGGCCCCGATATTGATGAACGTATTAAGCGCACTGTTGATAACCTTGCCGATGTTTTTCGAGCTACCAATATACGAGAGCTGCTGAAAAACTTTGGTAAAACCACACAAACCCACGACCCCATTATTCATTTTTACGAAACATTTTTGGCCGAGTACGACCCTAAACTACGCAAAACCCGCGGAGTATGGTATACACCGGAACCTGTTGTAAATTTCATAGTCTGTGCCGTGGACGATATTCTTAAAACGGAATTTAATTTACCCGACGGCCTTGCCGATACCACCAAAACAAAAATTAAAGTCCCTGTTGCGGGCTCTAAAAAGCCCATGGAAAAAGAGGTACACAAAGTACAGATTCTCGACCCGGCCACCGGAACCGGAACATTTTTGGCCGAAGTGGTAAAATTCATTTACAACAAAAAATTCAAAGCCATGCAGGGTGCTTGGAGTAGTTATGTGGATGAGCACTTAATCCCACGTTTAAATGGCTTTGAGCTACTCATGGCTTCGTATTCTATGGCGCACCTCAAATTAGATATGCTTTTGCAGGAAACTGGCTACAACCCCACCAAAACTCAACGGTTTAACATTTACCTCACCAACTCATTGGAAGAACACCACCCCGATACCGGAACGTTATTTTCTAACTGGCTCAGCACAGAAGCCAACGAAGCAAATCACATTAAGCGCGATACACCTGTAATGTGTGTGATTGGGAATCCGCCGTATTCTGGAGAAAGCTCTAATAAAGGTGAATGGATAATGAACTTAATGGAGGATTATAAAAGGGAACCAGGTGGGAAGGAGAAATTAAAGGAACGAAATCCAAAATGGATAAATGATGATTATGTGAAGTTTCTACGTTATGGGCAATACTATATTGAAAAAAATGGTAGTGGAGTTTTGGCATATATAAATCCGCACGGTTTTTTAGATAATCCAACTTTCAGAGGGATGCGTTGGAATTTGCTTAAAACTTACGATAAAATTTACACAATAGATTTACACGGTAACAGCAAGAAAAAAGAAACCGCACCTGATGGAAGTTTGGACTTTAATGTCTTTGATATTCAACAAGGAGTTTCAATCAATATATTTGTGAAAACAGGAAAAAAGCAAGTTAATAAGTTAGCTAATGTTTTACATTATGACCTTTATGGGAAACGCGATTTTAAATACGATTTTCTAAATAAAAAATCAATCCAATCCATTGATTTTAATGAGTTGACAAATGTGGCTCCAATGTATTTTATGGTGCAAAAAGATTTTGAAGCTCAAAAAACATATGATGAAGGTTTTTTAGTTTCTAAACTTTTTTCATTAAGCAATGTAGGAATTGTTACTTCAAGGGATGAATTCACAATACATCAATCTAAAGAAGAAGTAAAATCAACAATAGATGAGTTTTTATCTCTTGAAGATGAGGATGCCCGGAAAAAGTTTAATCTTGGTAAAGATGTCAGAGACTGGAAAGTAAGTTATGCTAAAGCAGATTTAAATAAATATTATCCAGATAAAGGTAGTTTTACAAAAATATCATATCGCCCTTTTGATGATAAATGGACTTTTTTTACAGGCAAGTCTAAAGGTTTTCATTGCTATCCAAGAAAAGAAGTAATGCAACATTTTTTGAAAGATGAAAATATTGGTTTGGTTGTAGCAAGACAATGTGCAAGCGATTGGAGATATATTTTTATTTCAAAATTAATTGGCGAATTTAATTTAACAGGAACAGCGGGCCGTTATGGTTCAGGAAATTATTTCCCTCTCTACCTTTACCCCGACACCCAAAACGACGGCATGTACGCCATCGAAAAATTAAGTAAAAAAGGCAGCAAGCCCAATTTGAATATGAAAATAGTGGTGCAAATAGAAGAGAAATTGGGTCTGGATTTTGAATCGGAAAAATCGGCGAATAAAAACAAATTCGCCCCCATCGACCTCCTCGACTACATATACGCCGTTTTACACTCTCCATCATACCGAAAAAAATACAAAGAGTTTCTTAAAACAGATTTTCCACGCATACCTTACCCAAAATACAAAGAAACATTCTGGAATTTAGTTGAGTTGGGGAAACAAATAAGAGAAATACACTTACTCGAAAGCTCTAAAGTAGAAGAATATATTACAAGCTATCCGAAAGATGGAGATAACACCATTACCCGAAAAATCGCGCAAAAAGATTGGGAAATAACCGATACCAAAAAACAACTTGGCCGCATTTGGATTAATGATGAGCAATATTTTGAAAATATACCGCTTGTTGCCTGGGAGTTTTACATTGGTGGTTACCAACCCGCCCAAAAGTGGCTAAAAGACCGTGCACCAAAGAAAGGAGAACCCGGACGAACACTTTCGTATGAAGACATACTTCACTATCAAAAAATTATAGTGGCACTCACCGAAACCGACTGGTTAATGCAAGAAGTGGATAAAATTGAGTTTGAGTAA